A genome region from Arthrobacter sp. SLBN-100 includes the following:
- a CDS encoding glycosyltransferase — MPLDIFVPYWGDPALLKETVASVFAQDNPDWLLTVIDDCYPDSSIPEYFAGIDDERVTYKRNESNKGITENYRSCVSQATQDLMVILGCDDVLLPNYVDVVLKAHRDFPDAAVIQPGVQVIDETGRLVRSLADSVKRTFVGPKTSSATVLAGEPLAVSLLGGNWLYWPSLAFRTDAIRQVSFRDGLPIVQDLALVMDMVLQGASLVHVPTLAFSYRRHSESASAATLTDGSRFAGDREYARIAEDLCRAKGWNRAAFAARLRWTSRLHAITLMPAALFSRNRRAIKATLRHAVGS; from the coding sequence ATGCCGCTCGATATCTTTGTCCCGTACTGGGGCGATCCGGCCCTGCTCAAAGAAACTGTCGCCAGTGTCTTTGCTCAGGATAACCCTGACTGGCTCCTGACGGTCATCGACGATTGCTATCCCGACTCCTCAATCCCAGAGTACTTTGCGGGCATTGACGATGAACGCGTCACGTACAAACGCAACGAAAGCAACAAGGGCATCACCGAGAACTACCGGAGCTGCGTCAGCCAGGCCACTCAGGATCTGATGGTCATCCTCGGCTGCGACGACGTCCTGCTGCCCAACTACGTCGATGTCGTTCTGAAAGCGCATCGCGACTTTCCAGATGCTGCTGTAATCCAGCCAGGTGTCCAGGTCATTGATGAAACGGGTCGTCTGGTCAGGTCACTGGCCGATTCGGTCAAACGCACATTCGTAGGACCCAAGACCAGTTCGGCGACGGTTCTGGCCGGGGAACCACTCGCCGTAAGCCTGCTTGGAGGCAACTGGCTGTATTGGCCGTCCCTCGCGTTCCGGACGGATGCCATTCGCCAGGTCAGTTTTCGGGATGGGCTCCCCATTGTCCAGGATCTCGCGTTGGTGATGGATATGGTGCTCCAGGGCGCTTCACTCGTCCATGTTCCGACGCTGGCATTTTCCTACAGGCGCCACTCGGAGAGCGCCTCCGCCGCCACTCTGACCGACGGGAGCCGGTTCGCCGGAGACCGCGAGTACGCCCGGATCGCCGAAGATCTTTGCCGGGCCAAGGGATGGAATAGGGCTGCTTTTGCTGCCCGCCTTCGATGGACGTCCCGACTTCACGCCATCACCCTTATGCCCGCCGCCCTGTTCTCCCGAAACCGGAGGGCAATCAAAGCAACTCTCAGGCACGCTGTCGGCTCCTGA
- a CDS encoding CpaF family protein, with the protein MDALAIVEDEVRELIRRRGLDPLHQAGEVRRLVEAAVTDYDERALMGPLPPIGPLDAARRFLFDAVAGFGVLQPLLDDPTIEEVWINAPNEIYVARNGESELTSLSLTEQQVRDLVERMLKSSGRRLDMSSPFVDAALPDGSRLHVVIPDVTRRHWAVNIRKFVVKASRLEHLVELGTLTPQSARFLGAAVSSGLNILVSGATQAGKTTMLNCLAASIGSRERVITVEEIFELQFPLRDVVGLQCRQPNLEGEGEIPLRRLVKEALRMRPDRLVVGEVREAESLDMLIALNSGLPGMCTVHANSAHDAVTKICTLPLLAGENISSAFVVPTVASCIDLVVHCGRRADGRREVTEILSLGRRVENGIIESSPVFTVVEGMLQPRANSMPAQEKFSRAGYDVAALLDPR; encoded by the coding sequence ATGGACGCGCTGGCAATTGTCGAGGACGAAGTCCGCGAGCTGATCCGACGTCGGGGGCTAGATCCGCTGCACCAGGCCGGGGAAGTGCGCCGCCTCGTTGAGGCAGCCGTAACCGATTACGACGAACGTGCCCTGATGGGGCCGCTTCCGCCAATCGGCCCCTTGGATGCCGCACGCAGGTTCCTCTTCGACGCGGTTGCCGGCTTCGGCGTGCTGCAACCGCTGCTGGACGATCCCACCATCGAAGAAGTGTGGATCAACGCGCCCAACGAAATCTACGTCGCAAGGAACGGCGAATCCGAGCTAACCTCCCTCAGCCTGACGGAGCAGCAGGTCCGGGATTTGGTGGAGCGGATGCTCAAGAGCTCAGGCCGCCGGCTGGACATGTCTTCGCCTTTTGTTGATGCTGCCCTGCCTGATGGGTCAAGGCTCCACGTAGTCATCCCGGACGTCACCCGCAGGCACTGGGCAGTCAACATCAGGAAGTTCGTGGTCAAAGCCAGCAGGCTTGAGCACCTGGTTGAGCTCGGCACCCTGACGCCCCAGTCCGCCCGATTCCTTGGCGCGGCCGTTTCGAGCGGGCTCAATATCCTCGTCTCAGGAGCCACCCAGGCTGGCAAAACAACAATGCTGAACTGCCTGGCCGCCAGCATCGGGAGCCGGGAAAGAGTCATCACGGTGGAGGAGATTTTCGAGTTGCAGTTTCCCCTGAGGGACGTCGTGGGCTTGCAGTGCCGCCAACCAAACCTTGAAGGCGAGGGTGAAATCCCACTGCGCCGGCTCGTAAAGGAAGCGCTCCGGATGCGCCCTGACCGATTGGTGGTGGGCGAAGTCCGGGAAGCTGAGAGCCTGGACATGTTAATTGCTTTGAATTCAGGGCTGCCAGGGATGTGTACTGTCCACGCGAACTCTGCCCATGACGCCGTCACGAAGATCTGCACGCTTCCACTGCTGGCAGGCGAGAACATATCCTCGGCTTTTGTTGTGCCCACCGTAGCGTCCTGCATTGACCTGGTGGTGCACTGCGGCCGCAGAGCGGATGGACGACGGGAAGTAACCGAAATCCTGTCCCTGGGCCGTCGTGTGGAAAACGGCATCATCGAATCGTCTCCGGTGTTCACCGTGGTGGAAGGCATGCTGCAACCACGCGCCAACTCCATGCCGGCGCAGGAAAAGTTCTCCCGGGCGGGATATGACGTCGCGGCGCTGCTGGATCCGCGATGA
- a CDS encoding acyltransferase family protein codes for MNMIRLGLAALVLFAHSFYLAGAGEGPHVRGENLGGWAVAGFFALSGFLITGSRFTNGLGEYLVHRVARIYPAFLACLAVTIAVFAPLGFLHQNGTLAGYWTTETTPLRFVFSNLFLEMRNYDVAFTPATVPFAGSWNGSLWSLYYEFLCYLIIAAVGGVAWVRRSPLPLVLAFIASVLLYANLPVTMPLLQDTNFSLLAKLLPFFLGGAVVQALSKWVGLHWSTGVGSIIGTAVCIAAVPTWGGQLAAPLIAYGLLWVSSVLPSPRLIRVHDVSYGFYIYAWPMQQLLALYGVHNRGMLVYILTSAAGTLVLAIASWVLVERPVMRAVRRRKAARVSIAAPGKQPAVPAALETEDASGEQSDSAEGQKKAAEAPAGTG; via the coding sequence ATGAACATGATCCGTTTGGGTCTTGCCGCGCTGGTGCTCTTTGCCCACAGTTTTTACCTTGCCGGGGCAGGTGAGGGTCCGCACGTTCGTGGCGAAAACCTCGGCGGTTGGGCCGTTGCAGGCTTCTTCGCCCTGAGTGGTTTCCTGATCACCGGGAGCCGATTTACGAACGGCCTGGGAGAGTATCTGGTTCATCGTGTTGCCCGGATCTATCCGGCATTTCTAGCATGCCTGGCAGTGACGATCGCTGTTTTTGCTCCGCTTGGCTTCTTGCACCAGAACGGTACTCTCGCTGGTTACTGGACCACTGAGACCACTCCGCTCCGGTTCGTCTTCTCAAACCTGTTCCTAGAAATGAGGAACTACGATGTTGCCTTCACTCCTGCGACCGTTCCCTTTGCGGGCTCTTGGAACGGGTCGCTGTGGAGCCTTTATTATGAATTCCTCTGTTACCTGATTATTGCGGCTGTTGGGGGAGTGGCGTGGGTCCGGCGTTCACCGCTGCCACTGGTGCTGGCCTTTATTGCAAGCGTCCTTCTCTATGCCAACCTGCCGGTAACCATGCCGCTGCTTCAGGACACCAACTTCTCTTTGCTCGCGAAGCTGCTTCCATTCTTCCTCGGAGGTGCAGTCGTTCAGGCTTTGTCCAAGTGGGTCGGGTTGCACTGGTCCACCGGTGTCGGGTCGATCATCGGGACTGCCGTTTGCATTGCCGCCGTCCCCACCTGGGGTGGCCAGCTTGCCGCACCACTCATCGCTTACGGCCTGCTGTGGGTCTCTTCCGTCCTGCCTTCGCCCCGGTTGATCCGCGTCCATGATGTGTCTTACGGCTTCTACATCTACGCCTGGCCAATGCAACAGCTGTTGGCGCTCTACGGGGTCCATAACCGGGGCATGCTCGTCTACATCCTCACATCAGCGGCTGGCACGCTCGTACTCGCCATCGCGAGCTGGGTCCTGGTTGAACGGCCGGTCATGCGTGCAGTCCGCCGACGAAAGGCTGCACGCGTTTCCATAGCCGCCCCTGGTAAGCAGCCTGCTGTACCGGCGGCCCTCGAAACTGAGGACGCCAGCGGTGAGCAGTCAGACTCCGCAGAGGGGCAGAAGAAAGCAGCGGAGGCGCCGGCGGGCACAGGATAG
- the galE gene encoding UDP-glucose 4-epimerase GalE, with protein sequence MKILVTGGAGYIGSHTTLCLLEEGHDVVVVDNLMNSSPESLRRVEQLTGKLVDFRELDLLDAAAVDNVFAEGGFDAVIHFAGLKAVGESVAKPLMYYKNNVVGTLNLLQSMEAWGVRRLVFSSSATVYGASEEVPLIEKSPLDATNPYGRTKEQIEDILSDLGAADSEWSIALLRYFNPVGAHKSGLIGEDPQGIPNNLLPFVAQVAVGRRDKVMVFGNDYPTPDGTGVRDYIHVMDLAAGHLAALTYVAAKNGVFRWNLGTGRGSSVLEVIEAFGTAAGRSIPYEFGERRPGDAAISYADPSAALADLGWSAHRDLQQMCQDHWRWQENNPAGYRKNQL encoded by the coding sequence ATGAAGATATTGGTCACCGGCGGTGCCGGTTACATTGGATCGCACACGACGCTCTGCCTTCTTGAAGAGGGTCATGACGTCGTAGTCGTGGATAATCTGATGAACTCGAGCCCCGAATCCTTGCGCAGGGTCGAACAGTTGACGGGGAAGCTGGTTGACTTTCGGGAGCTTGACCTGCTGGATGCTGCCGCCGTCGACAATGTCTTCGCGGAGGGCGGCTTCGATGCCGTAATCCACTTTGCAGGCCTTAAGGCCGTAGGGGAATCGGTTGCAAAGCCCTTGATGTACTACAAGAACAATGTCGTGGGAACGCTTAACTTGCTGCAAAGCATGGAAGCATGGGGTGTACGCCGTCTGGTCTTCAGCTCGTCCGCTACCGTCTATGGGGCCTCGGAGGAGGTCCCGCTGATCGAGAAATCGCCGTTGGATGCCACCAATCCCTACGGCCGAACGAAAGAGCAGATCGAGGACATTCTGTCTGATCTGGGGGCTGCAGACTCTGAGTGGAGCATCGCACTGCTTCGCTACTTCAACCCGGTGGGGGCCCACAAGTCCGGTCTGATCGGTGAGGACCCGCAGGGTATCCCCAACAACCTGCTCCCCTTCGTGGCCCAGGTCGCAGTTGGCCGGCGCGACAAGGTGATGGTGTTCGGCAACGACTATCCCACGCCTGACGGTACCGGCGTCCGTGACTACATCCATGTCATGGACCTTGCTGCCGGTCACTTGGCCGCACTTACCTACGTGGCGGCGAAAAATGGTGTGTTCCGCTGGAACCTTGGGACTGGCCGCGGGTCATCAGTGTTGGAGGTCATAGAAGCCTTTGGGACGGCGGCGGGCCGGTCCATTCCCTATGAGTTTGGGGAGCGGAGGCCGGGAGATGCTGCAATCAGCTATGCCGATCCGTCGGCAGCCTTGGCCGATCTTGGCTGGTCGGCCCACCGGGACCTCCAGCAGATGTGCCAAGACCATTGGCGCTGGCAAGAAAACAATCCCGCGGGATACAGGAAAAATCAGTTGTAG
- a CDS encoding GDP-mannose 4,6-dehydratase, which translates to MPRALITGITGQDGLYLAELLVSKGYEVFGLIRGQNNPKHDLVRQTVPDVKLLTGDLTDVSSLVRVLGIAQPDEVYNLGAISFVAYSWENASLTSDVTGKGVLNMLEATRLYAGDDISKVRFYQASSSEMFGKVQQVPQTEETLLWPRSPYGVAKVFGHYMTINYRESYGMHASSGILFNHESPRRGPEFVTRKVSLAVARIKLGLQDEIVLGNLDAKRDWGFAGDYVEAMWLMLQQPDADDYVISTGETHSIEELLQAAFDAAGLDDWRQYVRQDPRFMRPAEVDLLIGNAAKAHEKLGWKPKVSFNELVRMMVENDIAEQSALMR; encoded by the coding sequence ATGCCCCGTGCGCTAATCACCGGAATCACTGGCCAGGACGGCCTGTATCTCGCCGAGCTTCTTGTTTCGAAGGGCTACGAAGTCTTTGGACTCATTCGAGGACAAAACAACCCCAAGCACGACTTGGTCCGCCAGACAGTCCCTGACGTCAAGCTGCTGACCGGAGACTTGACCGACGTCTCTTCGCTCGTGCGCGTGCTTGGCATCGCCCAGCCCGACGAGGTGTACAACCTTGGGGCTATTTCCTTTGTTGCCTACTCCTGGGAGAACGCCTCCCTGACCAGCGACGTGACTGGCAAGGGTGTCCTCAACATGCTTGAGGCAACGCGCCTGTACGCAGGTGACGACATCTCCAAGGTGCGTTTTTACCAGGCGTCCTCATCCGAAATGTTCGGCAAGGTCCAGCAGGTGCCCCAAACAGAGGAGACCCTTCTCTGGCCAAGGTCGCCGTACGGGGTCGCCAAGGTGTTCGGCCACTACATGACGATCAACTACCGTGAGTCTTACGGCATGCACGCCTCAAGTGGCATCCTCTTCAACCATGAATCGCCGCGCCGCGGACCGGAATTCGTCACCCGCAAGGTCTCACTTGCCGTTGCACGCATAAAGCTGGGCCTGCAAGATGAGATCGTGCTTGGAAACCTCGATGCCAAGCGCGACTGGGGCTTCGCCGGGGACTACGTGGAAGCAATGTGGCTTATGCTCCAGCAGCCGGATGCTGATGATTACGTCATCTCCACCGGCGAAACCCACTCCATTGAAGAACTCCTCCAGGCGGCATTTGACGCGGCAGGGCTGGATGATTGGCGCCAGTATGTTCGGCAAGACCCGCGTTTCATGCGTCCTGCCGAAGTTGATCTTTTGATCGGCAATGCCGCTAAGGCGCATGAAAAGCTCGGGTGGAAGCCGAAGGTTTCCTTCAACGAACTTGTTCGGATGATGGTGGAGAACGACATTGCCGAGCAGTCGGCCCTGATGCGGTGA
- a CDS encoding glycosyltransferase family 4 protein produces MTNPQSGASHRHQPSSDKVLNVGISMLTLVPGGMGGSETYARELTRQFAASSTVKATCYVNDGARGFSQGADEIVIPGLNGGASTVQRLATLAKGMIRRKSILGSMRPMDVFHVPFTVPLPKPAKKTPFVQTLLDVQHLDLPELFGAADKFYRKIFYEKAAREADAIVTISDFAKASIVDHLGIDPEKIFTAHLGVNAEEFTPNLGRRGNFIMYPARGWKHKNHATLFEAMKLLADSNPELRLVLTGGALDTLTDIPANVEVRGLVPLAELRELYRTAACMVFPSLYEGFGLPPLEAMASGCPVASSTAGSLPEIVGDAAVLFDPHDPEAIASAIRTAIAKTEELQILGLGQVQKFTWEHCANVHEQAYRYAFDRRTGDSSTA; encoded by the coding sequence ATGACAAACCCTCAATCCGGCGCCTCGCACCGCCATCAACCTTCGTCCGACAAGGTACTGAATGTGGGCATTTCCATGCTCACTCTCGTCCCGGGCGGGATGGGTGGCAGCGAGACTTACGCCCGCGAGTTGACGCGCCAATTCGCTGCTTCGAGCACAGTCAAGGCAACCTGCTACGTCAACGATGGAGCGCGGGGTTTCTCACAGGGAGCGGACGAAATCGTGATTCCCGGGCTCAACGGCGGCGCTTCCACCGTTCAGCGATTGGCCACATTGGCCAAAGGGATGATCAGGCGGAAGTCAATTCTTGGCTCGATGCGTCCGATGGACGTCTTCCACGTTCCATTCACGGTTCCGCTACCCAAACCAGCCAAGAAAACGCCGTTCGTCCAGACCCTGCTCGACGTGCAGCATCTTGACCTCCCCGAGCTTTTCGGTGCGGCGGACAAGTTTTACCGTAAGATTTTTTACGAGAAAGCGGCCCGTGAAGCAGATGCGATTGTGACCATCAGTGACTTTGCCAAGGCGAGCATAGTCGATCACTTGGGAATTGATCCCGAAAAAATCTTTACGGCACACCTTGGGGTCAATGCCGAAGAGTTCACACCGAATTTGGGACGGCGCGGCAACTTCATCATGTACCCGGCAAGAGGCTGGAAACACAAGAACCACGCAACACTCTTCGAAGCCATGAAGCTGCTTGCTGATTCCAACCCCGAGCTGCGTCTCGTCCTGACGGGCGGAGCACTCGATACCCTGACAGACATTCCTGCCAACGTCGAAGTTCGAGGCCTCGTGCCCTTGGCCGAGCTCAGGGAACTGTATAGGACCGCCGCCTGCATGGTCTTTCCAAGTCTCTATGAGGGCTTCGGGCTTCCTCCGTTGGAAGCGATGGCCTCTGGATGTCCTGTCGCCAGTTCCACCGCCGGCTCCTTGCCCGAGATAGTCGGCGACGCAGCCGTCCTCTTCGATCCGCACGATCCTGAAGCCATTGCATCCGCAATTCGGACCGCCATCGCCAAGACCGAAGAACTGCAAATACTCGGATTGGGACAGGTGCAGAAGTTCACTTGGGAGCACTGCGCCAATGTTCATGAGCAGGCCTACCGCTATGCCTTCGATCGGCGTACCGGGGACAGCTCCACCGCCTGA
- a CDS encoding NAD-dependent epimerase/dehydratase family protein, with protein MTQSTSTNTSAAKRGTVLVTGGAGFIGCAISPALVAAFERVVAVDNLHPQIHAGQTRPEELDPAVELVVADITEAKTWDAVLPAVAPDVVIHLAAETGTGQSLEESTRHALVNVVGTTQLLDGLNRSGKLPRRIVLTSSRAVYGEGAWRTDAGGELFYPGQRSNEILSRGQWDFPDAQPVAMSAGAVAPAPVSVYGSTKLAQENILVSWAKSYGVEAAVLRLQNVYGPGQSLINPYTGIMSLFCRMAKAGKSIPLYEDGEVRRDFVLIDDVAAAVVAAAVAEKAHDGALDIGSGEFQTIRTAAEIISRHYGAPEPHVTGQFRQGDVRHAWADVEPAKAALPWAPRYDLEAGITRLAEWIDSRLPAEATL; from the coding sequence GTGACCCAGTCAACGTCAACGAACACGTCCGCAGCCAAGCGAGGTACCGTCCTCGTTACAGGAGGTGCCGGTTTCATAGGGTGCGCCATATCGCCTGCACTGGTTGCTGCCTTCGAGCGGGTCGTCGCCGTGGACAATCTGCACCCGCAGATCCATGCCGGCCAGACCCGGCCGGAGGAACTCGACCCCGCCGTGGAACTGGTCGTGGCAGACATCACCGAGGCAAAAACCTGGGACGCTGTACTCCCTGCTGTTGCACCCGACGTCGTCATCCACCTCGCGGCGGAGACCGGGACCGGCCAGTCTCTGGAGGAGTCAACGCGCCACGCTTTGGTCAACGTCGTCGGCACCACCCAACTTCTGGACGGCCTCAACCGCAGCGGAAAGCTGCCGCGACGCATCGTTCTGACCAGCAGCAGGGCAGTGTACGGCGAAGGTGCTTGGCGCACGGACGCTGGCGGCGAGCTGTTCTACCCCGGCCAGCGTTCTAATGAAATACTTTCGCGGGGCCAGTGGGACTTTCCTGATGCCCAACCCGTCGCCATGTCGGCAGGTGCTGTTGCTCCGGCGCCCGTCAGCGTCTACGGGTCGACGAAGCTCGCCCAGGAGAACATCCTGGTATCCTGGGCCAAATCGTACGGGGTGGAAGCCGCTGTTCTGAGGCTTCAGAATGTTTACGGGCCAGGCCAATCCCTCATTAACCCGTACACGGGGATCATGTCCTTGTTCTGCCGGATGGCAAAGGCGGGCAAATCAATCCCCCTGTATGAGGATGGTGAAGTACGCCGGGACTTCGTTTTGATCGATGACGTTGCGGCAGCGGTTGTCGCGGCAGCGGTTGCTGAAAAGGCACACGATGGAGCCCTTGATATAGGGTCCGGTGAATTCCAAACCATCCGCACAGCGGCTGAAATCATCAGCCGGCACTACGGCGCCCCCGAACCCCATGTCACGGGGCAGTTCCGCCAGGGCGATGTCCGGCATGCCTGGGCCGACGTGGAACCGGCAAAAGCTGCGCTCCCCTGGGCGCCCCGCTACGATCTGGAAGCCGGCATCACACGCCTTGCCGAATGGATCGACAGCCGTCTTCCTGCCGAGGCCACCCTTTAG
- a CDS encoding GDP-mannose 4,6-dehydratase, with protein MTGAAGIAFITGVTGQDGSYLAESLLSRGWEVHGLVRHVPATPHNNEGETAVEGVEYHLGDLSQPKELSSVLESIKPDLVFNLGGISSVYQSWQQPYETALVSGASVVSMLEATWQLQQATGKEVRFLQASSAELFGEAKSSPQNEMTPIRPVSPYGAAKALAHHAVGVYRGRGLFAASAILYNHESMRRPAKFVTRKITAGAAAIAAGKMDKLALGNLNAVRDWGWAPDFVDAMERIINAAAPDDFVVATGISHSVQDFVEAAFAAVGIENWRAVVELDESLARPTDAADMRGDITKISSELGWRPSMDFKSLVAAMVRNDQALLARGCSSHS; from the coding sequence GTGACAGGTGCCGCGGGCATCGCCTTCATCACTGGCGTAACCGGGCAGGACGGTTCTTATCTGGCGGAGTCCCTTTTGTCTCGGGGTTGGGAGGTGCATGGCCTTGTTCGCCATGTGCCTGCTACTCCCCATAACAATGAGGGCGAGACCGCCGTGGAGGGAGTCGAATATCACCTCGGCGATCTATCGCAGCCGAAAGAGCTTAGCTCGGTCCTGGAATCGATCAAGCCGGACTTGGTATTCAATCTGGGCGGCATCAGCTCGGTATACCAGTCATGGCAGCAGCCCTACGAAACTGCCCTGGTTTCCGGCGCCTCCGTAGTCTCCATGCTCGAGGCGACGTGGCAGTTACAGCAGGCAACCGGGAAGGAAGTGCGTTTCCTTCAAGCTTCCAGTGCGGAACTGTTCGGCGAAGCAAAGTCTTCGCCCCAGAACGAGATGACGCCCATCAGGCCCGTATCCCCATACGGCGCTGCAAAGGCGTTGGCCCATCATGCAGTCGGTGTCTACCGGGGACGGGGCTTGTTTGCCGCGTCTGCAATTCTCTACAACCACGAATCAATGCGCCGGCCGGCCAAATTCGTGACCCGCAAGATCACCGCCGGGGCCGCCGCAATCGCAGCAGGCAAGATGGACAAGCTCGCATTAGGCAACCTCAACGCCGTGCGCGACTGGGGCTGGGCGCCGGACTTCGTAGATGCCATGGAGAGGATCATTAACGCTGCTGCCCCTGACGATTTTGTGGTGGCCACCGGAATTTCCCATTCGGTTCAGGACTTTGTGGAAGCCGCTTTTGCGGCAGTTGGCATTGAGAACTGGCGCGCGGTGGTGGAGCTCGACGAATCTTTGGCACGTCCCACTGACGCCGCCGACATGAGGGGCGACATCACGAAGATATCCTCCGAGCTCGGATGGCGGCCATCCATGGACTTTAAGTCCCTGGTGGCTGCGATGGTGAGAAACGACCAGGCTCTGCTGGCAAGGGGCTGCTCCTCGCACTCCTAA
- a CDS encoding GH25 family lysozyme → MGQGLEKLSRQSVSAEGLSTEATYMPPGIQGLDVSSHQGSVDWQQQRNMGALFAYVKASEATTYLNPQFSGQYSGARNVGMIRGAYHFAIPSVSSGAAQAAYFVRNGGAWSGDGWTLPPLLDIEYNPYSWLGNTCYNMSASDMILWIADFSNNVYTLTGRYPAIYTTTDWWTQCTGNTPAFRNQPLHIASYRTVNPGTLPAGWTKYDIWQYSSLGPFAGDSNVFSGSYAELQALASGFDPVLSKYNAMGGTSSRLGAQTLPLYCGLRNGGCYRQYNGGQIIWSGATGAKAVYFSAIGGTWRDWGGVDGRLGYPTSDEACSVTMCWQDFQGGSIYWSTSTPSIPVFNGGIGARWLAMGGTKGILGFPLGDETCTTTACSQTFQGGRILWTAASGPWAIVPGNVANAWLALGAENSRLGYPIENQNCTNSQCAQGFQGGIMVWSQATGAIPVWRTSIGATWQAQGGLAGPLGAPLAQEACQLSTCRQTFVNGEIFWDSHWGAQIVRNGAISKKWKELQAELGRYGAPTGGTQYCLEAECFQNFVGGTILKEPGTSAPAFGVLNGTGIGSMWAKMGGQQARLGYPASDESCSGSTCQQTFRGGTIYWTPNTGQWAVYDGAIGALWTAQGAQKARLGFPVSNETCAATSCRQSFQGGDVLWTGATGAAAVFSGGIGSLWKSLGSEAGRLGFPTNSETCGLSSCTQSFTGGQIFWASGVGIGAVYNSGIGGLWRSNGAQNGFFGFPTNSETCSASECWQNFQGGSITWSAAAGYVVRRY, encoded by the coding sequence ATGGGACAGGGCCTGGAGAAATTAAGCAGGCAATCCGTTTCTGCAGAGGGGCTCTCCACCGAGGCGACCTACATGCCGCCCGGGATCCAAGGGCTGGACGTCAGCAGCCATCAAGGTTCGGTTGACTGGCAGCAACAAAGAAACATGGGTGCCCTTTTTGCCTACGTTAAGGCATCAGAAGCCACAACATACCTGAATCCCCAATTCTCCGGTCAATATAGCGGAGCGCGAAATGTTGGCATGATCCGTGGTGCTTACCACTTCGCCATACCGAGTGTGTCATCAGGAGCAGCTCAGGCCGCGTACTTCGTAAGGAATGGCGGTGCGTGGAGCGGCGATGGCTGGACTTTACCGCCGCTTCTGGACATCGAGTACAACCCATATTCATGGCTGGGTAATACCTGCTACAACATGTCCGCCAGCGATATGATTCTTTGGATCGCAGATTTTTCGAATAACGTATATACACTCACTGGCCGGTACCCCGCAATTTATACAACCACTGACTGGTGGACGCAGTGCACGGGCAACACTCCCGCATTCCGGAATCAGCCACTACACATTGCGTCCTATCGTACGGTCAACCCGGGTACCCTGCCCGCAGGATGGACCAAGTACGACATTTGGCAATACAGCAGTTTAGGACCATTCGCTGGCGACTCTAATGTTTTCAGCGGCAGTTACGCGGAACTACAAGCCCTTGCCAGTGGATTCGACCCGGTCTTGAGCAAATATAACGCCATGGGTGGGACCAGTAGTCGGCTCGGCGCACAAACGCTTCCCCTCTATTGCGGGCTTCGAAACGGTGGCTGCTACCGCCAGTACAACGGCGGCCAAATCATATGGAGCGGCGCGACTGGTGCGAAGGCTGTTTACTTCAGTGCCATCGGCGGGACTTGGCGTGATTGGGGAGGTGTTGACGGTCGCCTGGGATACCCGACCTCCGACGAAGCATGTTCTGTCACCATGTGCTGGCAGGATTTCCAGGGCGGTAGCATCTACTGGTCCACTTCCACACCTTCGATACCGGTGTTCAATGGCGGCATCGGCGCCCGATGGCTGGCAATGGGTGGAACTAAGGGCATCCTAGGGTTCCCACTCGGGGACGAAACTTGCACCACAACAGCCTGCAGCCAGACTTTCCAAGGGGGAAGAATTCTTTGGACCGCGGCATCCGGCCCCTGGGCGATCGTTCCAGGGAACGTTGCCAACGCCTGGCTGGCTTTGGGGGCTGAAAATAGCAGGCTTGGGTATCCCATCGAAAACCAGAACTGTACTAATTCCCAGTGCGCACAGGGCTTTCAAGGTGGCATTATGGTTTGGTCTCAGGCCACAGGTGCCATCCCTGTGTGGCGGACGAGCATTGGAGCCACGTGGCAAGCGCAAGGAGGCCTAGCGGGCCCTTTGGGCGCACCACTGGCACAAGAGGCATGTCAGTTGTCAACGTGCCGTCAGACGTTCGTCAACGGGGAAATTTTCTGGGATTCCCATTGGGGTGCTCAAATTGTCAGAAATGGGGCTATCTCCAAGAAGTGGAAGGAACTTCAAGCAGAGCTTGGTCGCTACGGAGCCCCAACCGGTGGCACCCAATACTGCCTGGAAGCTGAATGTTTTCAGAACTTCGTCGGCGGCACGATTCTCAAAGAACCGGGTACCAGCGCGCCGGCATTTGGAGTTCTCAACGGAACGGGCATCGGGTCTATGTGGGCCAAAATGGGCGGCCAGCAAGCACGCCTCGGTTATCCGGCGTCCGATGAAAGCTGCAGTGGAAGCACATGTCAGCAAACATTCCGCGGCGGCACTATTTATTGGACTCCAAATACTGGCCAGTGGGCGGTCTATGACGGCGCTATTGGCGCTCTCTGGACGGCTCAGGGCGCTCAAAAGGCCCGCCTCGGCTTTCCGGTAAGCAATGAAACTTGTGCGGCGACCTCCTGCCGGCAAAGCTTCCAGGGAGGCGACGTTTTGTGGACGGGAGCCACCGGCGCTGCAGCTGTGTTTTCTGGCGGAATAGGCTCCTTGTGGAAGTCACTAGGTTCGGAAGCCGGACGCCTGGGCTTCCCAACCAACAGCGAAACATGCGGTTTAAGTTCATGCACGCAGTCGTTCACCGGCGGGCAGATATTCTGGGCTTCGGGAGTTGGCATTGGTGCGGTGTACAACAGCGGCATTGGGGGCCTGTGGCGCTCCAACGGCGCCCAGAACGGATTCTTTGGCTTCCCCACAAATAGTGAAACCTGCAGTGCCAGCGAATGTTGGCAGAACTTCCAAGGCGGCTCGATCACGTGGAGTGCTGCAGCTGGCTACGTGGTCAGGCGCTACTAG